Proteins from one Triticum aestivum cultivar Chinese Spring chromosome 7A, IWGSC CS RefSeq v2.1, whole genome shotgun sequence genomic window:
- the LOC123155038 gene encoding uncharacterized protein — MAPTLTGLPSGLLTEILLRLPAPEDLARASAACPAFRRVATDGSFLRRFRCLHAPRLLAFIDLDGFQPALPPHPSAPAARALSRAADFSFSFLPSHCRWVPMDVRDGRVLLGRDHGQDARPPICRELAVCDPLHRRYVLLPPVPDALVASTERPPPVRRRPFDEPLLLPVGENDEATAFTVISMVHCETKLAPFVFSSSTGQWRAAAPMLWSAMPVSPMDHTYLRRHHAYGCFYWESTLIKRRELLVLNIQRMEFWIAELPSSGWGTLGVAIVEAGEGRLGLFGIRDGTAGGKPDLCYTVDRRNKGKNSGRWQMVKTFSLGSEGLNYIKAATERYVLLICSEAPRFVGLSMEMPDLEYISVDVKKLQLERVCVKPFGNSLSRTRIYAHFPPSLSSPTI; from the coding sequence ATGGCCCCGACGCTGACGGGCCTACCAAGCGGCCTCCTCACCGAAATCCTTCTCCGGCTGCCCGCGCCGGAGGACCTCGCTCGCGCCTCGGCGGCCTGCCCCGCCTTCCGCCGCGTCGCCACTGACGGCTCCTTCCTACGCCGCTTCCGCTGCCTCCACGCGCCGCGGCTCCTCGCCTTCATCGACCTCGACGGCTTCCAGCCCGCGCTCCCGCCCCACCCCTCCGCGCCCGCCGCCCGCGCGCTCTCCCGCGCCGCcgacttctccttctccttcctcccctcccACTGCCGCTGGGTCCCGATGGACGTCCGCGACGGCCGCGTCCTCCTCGGCCGCGACCACGGGCAGGACGCGCGGCCCCCGATCTGCAGGGAGCTCGCGGTGTGCGACCCCCTGCACCGGCGCTACGTCCTGCTCCCCCCGGTGCCCGACGCCCTCGTCGCCTCGACAGAGCGCCCGCCCCCCGTGCGACGCAGGCCCTTCGACGAGCCTCTCCTCCTTCCCGTCGGCGAGAACGATGAAGCGACGGCATTCACGGTGATCTCTATGGTGCATTGCGAGACTAAGCTGGCCCCCTTTGTGTTCTCTTCGAGCACCGGGCAGTGGCGAGCGGCGGCACCCATGCTTTGGTCGGCCATGCCAGTGTCGCCCATGGACCATACTTATCTCAGGCGGCATCACGCCTATGGCTGCTTCTACTGGGAGTCCACCCTCATCAAGAGGAGAGAGTTGCTTGTGCTCAACATCCAGAGGATGGAGTTCTGGATCGCCGAGCTCCCGTCCTCTGGTTGGGGCACGCTAGGCGTGGCCATTGTGGAGGCAGGGGAGGGCAGGCTTGGGCTGTTTGGTATCCGTGATGGAACTGCAGGTGGCAAACCTGACCTCTGCTACACTGTCGACAGGCGTAACAAAGGCAAGAATTCAGGCCGGTGGCAGATGGTGAAGACATTCTCACTGGGTTCTGAGGGCCTGAATTATATCAAAGCCGCAACAGAGAGGTATGTGCTCCTGATATGTTCTGAAGCCCCGCGGTTCGTAGGCTTGTCTATGGAGATGCCAGACTTGGAGTATATCTCAGTGGACGTCAAGAAGTTGCAGCTTGAGAGGGTCTGTGTGAAGCCTTTCGGGAATTCATTGTCCAGGACACGCATATATGCCCACTTCCCGCCGTCGCTGTCCTCGCCGACAATATGA